The Methanofollis sp. genome includes the window CGCACGGACGGTGGCGAGAGCCAGGCAGTTCGCCGGTGCGGGCATCTTCAAGGACGAACCGGTGATCGATTTTCCCTCCCTCCTTGCCGGGATGGAGGGGGTGCAGGCAAAGATCAGGGCCGTCCTCGACCACGAGACGCGGGGAGCGGGGGTCGAGATCAGGTATGGGAGCACGGCGCGACTCTGCGGGCGGCAGGTCTTCATCGACGATGAGGAGGTCGAGGCTGAGGCAGTCATCGTCGCCACAGGGTCGGTGCCGTCCGTCCCGGAGGTCGAAGGGACAGGCCTTGCCGGGGTCTTCACCGCACACACCCTGCCGCGGATGCACGATCTTCCCCATGATCTCGTCATCGTCGGCGGCGGGATCGCGGCCGCGGAGTTCGCCTATATCTTCCGGCAACTGGGGAGCCGGGTGACGGTCCTCGCACGGAGCGGCTTTCTCAAGAGTCTCGACCCGCGCCTGCGGAAACTCGCGCTGAAGGAACTCGCAGGGGTCGAGATCAGGGAGAACGCCCCCCTCACCCGTATCACCGGGACAGGACAGGCGGACGGTGCGGCATATGGCGGGGAGACGCCGGGAGAGTGCCAGGCAGATGCCGTCCTCCTTGCCGCCGGCCTCGTGCCGAACGCCTCGATGGTCAGCGGCGTCGCCACCGGACAGAAGGGGGAGATTGTCACGGACGACAGGATGCGGACCTCGGTCCCGGGAGTGTACGCCGCGGGCGACGTCACCGGCGGGCCGTACCTCACCCCGGTCGCCCGCCTGCAGGGGATTGTCGCGGCGGAGAACATCCTCGGCCATGAGATGCGCTACACTCCCACAGTCGTGCCGCAGAGCATCAGCCTCGCAAACGACCTTGCCTTCGCCCTTGCGGAGGACGACGAGGGGGTCGAGTTCTCGGTGCCGGCACCGGCAGGGCCGGGTTCCTTCTGGTCAGTGCCCGCGGGCGACACCGGCCTCGGCAAGGTCCTGGTCGAACCGGAGACCGGGGAGATCAGAGGCGTCTGGGCGGCCTCGCCGGGCGCAGGCATCATCGCCACCTACATGGCCGCGGCGATCCGGCACAGGCGGACGATCGCCGACTTCGAAGATCTCATCGAGGTCCACCCCCTCGCGGACGGCGTTCATGGCCTGATCCCCCCGGCCGCCGCTTTCCTGCAGAAAAAGAAAGGGAACTGAGGCGTTTCCGCTTCAGAATACTTTTTTGACGGCTCCAAGAGAATAGAAAGAATACTTCGATTTTCGGCTCTGTAGAATTCCTGTTCTGGAGGGCGGATCACGGGGGGCAAGCCCCCCGGCCCCCACATCTTAGGATAGAGATGGAGTGACAATCTCCCCCATCATGATCTCATCTACCTTTCCCGAACCTATCCAGAGCGGGGACGACCAAAGGGAGTTTTAGAAAACCGTAGGTTTTCGAGGTCCGGGGGCGTAGTCCCCCAACACGAGACACAGGTGCAGGTATTTGATCCACCAGACCCTACAGCCGCGCCAGCACTGCCGCACCGAACCGCCCGGTCGAGGCCGTGCCGCCAAGGTCGTGGGTGCGGATGCCCGCTGCAAGAACGGCGTTCACCGTCGCATCCACCGCTGCCGCCCCTTTCGGATCGCCTGCATGGGCGAGGAGCATTGCTGCGCTCCGTATCGCCGCCACCGGGTTTGCGATGCCCTTCCCCGCTATGTCGGGGGCCGAACCGTGGACAGGTTCGAAGAGGGCGTGGCCGTCGCCGATGTTCGCCGAGGGGAGGGTGCCGAGGCCGCCGACAAGCGCCCCCGCGGCGTCGGAGAGGATGTCGCCGAAGATGTTCGTCGTCACGATGACGCCATAACGGGCCGGGTGCATCAGCACGTCAAGGCAGAGGGCGTCGATGAACTTCTCCTCCCACGCCACCCCCGCGGCCTCGGCCTCCTCGACAGCGCAGCGGCGGAAGAGTGTGTCGGACTTGAGGACATTCGCCTTTGTCCCGATGGTGAACCGCCTCCCTTTCGCAAGCCCGGCGGCGAAGCGTGCAATCCGTCGGCTCCCCTTCTCGGTGACGACCCGGAGGGTGCAGTACGAGCCCGGCAATTCCCACTCGATCCCCGAGTACAGCCCCTCGGTGTTCTCCCGAACGATCGTGAGGTCGACGCCCGGTCCCTTCACAGGACGCACATTCGCATACAGATCGAGGTCCTTTCTCATCTGTACGAGCACGCTCCGGTAGTCAGGGTCCGGGGGAGTGGTCACCGCCCCGAAGAGGATTACATCGGCATCCCCGAGGGCCCGCATCTCCGCAGGACCGATGGCAGAGCCGCACTTCTGCCAGCGGCCGTACCCGACCTCGACATGGTAGTAGTCCCAGTCAGGATGGAGGCGGCGGAGCACCGCCTCGGCCACCGGCACCACCTCCTGCCCGATACCATCACCGGGAACGATCGCTACCTTCATGCTCCCGCCACCCGGCCACCGCACCCCTGAGGACCGCGTCGATGGTGTGGGGTGCCGCACCCCAGTGAACCACGCCGCCGAACTTCCCGTTCCACTCCCCGACACCCTCGCGCTCTCCCCGGCAGCACCGGGCGATGAACGGCTCCTCCGCAACCTGTGTCAGGGGACAGATCTCGGCAATCTCCACTTCTTCCCCGTAGTTCTCCGAACAGAACTGCTTTGCCGTGAGGCATCCGGCCACATGCTCCTTCCCGGCAAGAGGATCGGCATCAAGGGTCCGGTCAAAGCCGCCGGCACGGCAGGGGTAGACCTCTGCCGCCGTCTCCCTGATGTCCCTGATATGATACTCGAAACGGACGCCGAGGTCGCCGAAAAGCCCGACACCTTCGAGTTCCTCAAGGATCGCCGCAAGGTGGGGGCGCGGCGGAATGATATCGTAGACATGCACGGTCAGGAGGGATCCCGGGTCGGGGTCGATGACAAAGGTCCGCGACTCATCAGGGCTCCGGAAGATGGTGCACCGGTATCCCGAGGCCGCCGCAAGGCTGATCAGGCGCGACCGATCATTGAAATTCACCGGTTCGGGATACAGATATGTCTCGTCGGGCCTCGCGAGCACCCACGTCGCCGCGACATCACGCATCAGTCCCTCTCCATCGGCAGGTTTCACCGACAGGATCTCGTAGCCTTCGGGGGTCTCCCGGATCAGCCAGCGGGAGAGGAAATAGACCTTCTCCCCGAGGGGCCTTGTGTTCGCAAGGCCCACGTATTTGCACTCTTCAGGAAATATCATCCATGGCCTCCGTTGAGATAGGGGACAAGACCCCCTGACCTGAGGATCTCCCGCATCCGCGGGGAGAGGGGACGGAGAGGGCGGCGGATCCCGCCGGCCTCGATCCAGCCCTCATCGAGATCGAAGCGTACAGCCTCGTCCTCAGGGCAGGGGATCTCGCACTCAAGCACCAGGAGACCTATATTGACGGCGTTCCTGAAGAAGATTCTGGCAAAGGTCGGGGCGGCGACGGCGACGACCCCGCACTCCTTCAGGGCGACCGCCGCCTGCTCCCGCGACGACCCGCAGCCGAAATTCGGGCCCGCGACGATCACCGCCCCGGCAAGGCGCCCGGCAAGGGAGGGGTCGAGATCCTCGAAGACATGGGCCGCCCAGACAGACCTGTCCTTCGTCCGCAGGTACCGCCCCGCGATGACCAGGTCGGTGTCGATGTCCCGCCCCAGGCAAACGGCACGCCCTTCGCCCTTCACAGGCATCCCTCCGGAGACCGGATCTCTCCGGCAAGGGCGGTCACCGCCGCAGTGAGGGGCGACGCAAGGTAGATCTCGCCGCCGACGCCCATCCTGTTCCTGAAGTTCCTGTTCGCGGTCGAGAGGCAGACCTCTCCCTCGCCGATCACGCCCATATGGGCGCCGAGACAGGGGCCGCATCCGGGCGTCCCGACGGCGCACCCGGCCTCGATGAGCGTGGAGAGCACCCCTGTCGAGGCCGCACGGGCGAGGACGGCCCGAGACGCCGGGACGACGACGGTCCGCACGGCGACCTCCTTCCCCCGCACGATACGGGCAAAGGCCTCCAGATCCTCGTACCTCCCGCAGGTGCAGGTGCCCAGGAAGACCTGGTCCACGGGCAGGCCCTCCTTCTCGGCCACCGGGCAGACCGTGTCCACCCGCGGCGGCAGGGCAAGCAGGGGCTCGATATTTCCGAGGTCGAGGGTGACCTCGGCAGGATACCAGGCCGCGGGAGTCTGCGCCTCCACCACATGGCCGAAACCGGCAAGGTACTCCCGCGTCACCGCATCGGCATAGAAGATCCCGGCCTTCGCCCCTGTCTCCACCGCCATGTTGGAGAGGGTGAGGCGGTCGGCCATCGAGAGCGCCGCGGCACCCTCGCCGACGAACTCGAGGGCGCGGTACGTCGCACCGTCCATGCCGAGGGCGGCGACATAGGCGAGGGCGATGTCCTTCGCCGCGGCCGCACCGGTCAGGGCGCCTTCCAGGAAGACGCCTGTCGTCTCCGGCACCCTGAACCAGGTCTCCCCTGTCGCCCAGATGCCGGCCATGTCTGTCGCCCCGACGCCTGTCGCAAAGGCGCCGAAGGCCCCGAGGGTGCAGGAGTGCGAGTCAGCCCCGACGATCACCTCGCCGGGCAGGGCATACCCCTCGGCCATCACCTGGTGGCAGACGCCGCCGCCGACGTCGGAGAGGTGCATCCCCTGCTGCCGGGCAAAGACCCGCAGTTCCTTCTGGAGGTCGGCGGTCAGGGAGGTGTTGGCCGGTGCGATGTGGTCGAAGATGAGGTACCGGCGGTCGGGGTCGGGGAAGGCCCCCGTCCCGATCGAGAGCCAGGCCTCCCGCGCCAGCACGCCGGTGCCGTCATGGGCATAGGCCCTGTCCACCCGGCGGTCCACGTATTCCCCGGCCGACGCACCCAGGATCTCCTCGGCAAGGGTGACCATCAGACCGCCCCCGTCTGTGCGGCGCAGAGGATCTCCTGGAGGACTTCGGGCGTCACCGTGCACTTCGCCTCGCTCCGCCTCTTCACCTCGGCGAGGACCCAGGAGACCCCGGCGTCGTCGAGTTTGTAGCCGAGGGATGCGGCGACATGCTCGATCGCGTGCTTCCCCGTGTGTTTGCCGAGAATGAATGTCCTCGACGCACCCACAAGAGAGGGGCGCACGTATTCGTAGGTCTCAGGTTCCCGGAGGATCGCGGCGATATGGATACCGCTCTCATGCGCGAAGGCATGGGCGCCGACAACGGCCTTGTTCTTCGCGACCGCGATCCCCGAGGCTTTCTCGACCCGCCCGGAGAGTTTCTGGAGGGGCGAGAGGTCGTACCTGGTGATCCCGGCCTTCATGGCCAGGACGACAAGCACCTCTTCAAGGGCAGCGTTCCCGGCCCGTTCGCCAAGGCCATTCACCGTGGTGTGGAGCTGGAAAGCGCCTTCCGAAGCGGCCGTGACGGTGTTTGCGGTGGCGCACCCGAGGTCGTCGTGGCAGTGGATGCAGATGGGCGTGTCGATGGCGGCCCGGATCTCGCGCACCCGCTCCCCGGTCTCCGCGGGTGTCATGCACCCCACGGTGTCGGCAAAGGTGACGAGGTCGGCCCCGGCGTCGGCAGCCTGCCTGTACGCCTGGATGAGGAGGGGGAGAGGAGTACGGGAGGCGTCTTCGGCGCCGAACCTGACGGTGACGCCGTGGTCGTGGGCGTACTCGACCATCGCGCAGGTCTCGGCCATCACCTCCTCGCGCGTCCTGCCGTACTTCGTCCTGATATGGAGGTCTGAGGTGGCCGCAAAGACGCCGATCATGTCCACGCCGCAGTCGAGGGCGGCGTCGATGTCGTACTGTTTCGCCCGTGCGAGGGCGCATATCCTGGCGTCGAGGCCCATCCCGCAGATCTCCCGCACCGCTTCTTTCTCGTTCGCCGAGACAGCCGGAAAACCGGCCTCGATCACCTCGATGCCGGTGGCGTCAAGGATTCCCGCTATCTCCTTCTTCTCGTCGCAGTTAAACGTTACACCGGGCGTCTGCTCACCGTCACGGAGCGTGACGTCGCATATCTCAACATTCCACCTTTTCATGACTCTCTCCTTCGGGGCATGCCCCGGTGACGACCACCGTCGTCGGCCTGTCGACGGGCGCGATCAGCCGCGCCAGTCCGGCCAGGTCGTCGGCGCGGCAGACTGTCGGCCCGGCCCAGT containing:
- a CDS encoding 3-isopropylmalate dehydratase codes for the protein MKGEGRAVCLGRDIDTDLVIAGRYLRTKDRSVWAAHVFEDLDPSLAGRLAGAVIVAGPNFGCGSSREQAAVALKECGVVAVAAPTFARIFFRNAVNIGLLVLECEIPCPEDEAVRFDLDEGWIEAGGIRRPLRPLSPRMREILRSGGLVPYLNGGHG
- a CDS encoding aconitase/3-isopropylmalate dehydratase large subunit family protein, which encodes MVTLAEEILGASAGEYVDRRVDRAYAHDGTGVLAREAWLSIGTGAFPDPDRRYLIFDHIAPANTSLTADLQKELRVFARQQGMHLSDVGGGVCHQVMAEGYALPGEVIVGADSHSCTLGAFGAFATGVGATDMAGIWATGETWFRVPETTGVFLEGALTGAAAAKDIALAYVAALGMDGATYRALEFVGEGAAALSMADRLTLSNMAVETGAKAGIFYADAVTREYLAGFGHVVEAQTPAAWYPAEVTLDLGNIEPLLALPPRVDTVCPVAEKEGLPVDQVFLGTCTCGRYEDLEAFARIVRGKEVAVRTVVVPASRAVLARAASTGVLSTLIEAGCAVGTPGCGPCLGAHMGVIGEGEVCLSTANRNFRNRMGVGGEIYLASPLTAAVTALAGEIRSPEGCL
- a CDS encoding NAD(P)/FAD-dependent oxidoreductase; translation: MIVIIGGGPAGRFAAIRLGHAGREVTLVEKGAIGGQCLNYGCMAVCALNDTARTVARARQFAGAGIFKDEPVIDFPSLLAGMEGVQAKIRAVLDHETRGAGVEIRYGSTARLCGRQVFIDDEEVEAEAVIVATGSVPSVPEVEGTGLAGVFTAHTLPRMHDLPHDLVIVGGGIAAAEFAYIFRQLGSRVTVLARSGFLKSLDPRLRKLALKELAGVEIRENAPLTRITGTGQADGAAYGGETPGECQADAVLLAAGLVPNASMVSGVATGQKGEIVTDDRMRTSVPGVYAAGDVTGGPYLTPVARLQGIVAAENILGHEMRYTPTVVPQSISLANDLAFALAEDDEGVEFSVPAPAGPGSFWSVPAGDTGLGKVLVEPETGEIRGVWAASPGAGIIATYMAAAIRHRRTIADFEDLIEVHPLADGVHGLIPPAAAFLQKKKGN
- a CDS encoding homocitrate synthase family protein, giving the protein MKRWNVEICDVTLRDGEQTPGVTFNCDEKKEIAGILDATGIEVIEAGFPAVSANEKEAVREICGMGLDARICALARAKQYDIDAALDCGVDMIGVFAATSDLHIRTKYGRTREEVMAETCAMVEYAHDHGVTVRFGAEDASRTPLPLLIQAYRQAADAGADLVTFADTVGCMTPAETGERVREIRAAIDTPICIHCHDDLGCATANTVTAASEGAFQLHTTVNGLGERAGNAALEEVLVVLAMKAGITRYDLSPLQKLSGRVEKASGIAVAKNKAVVGAHAFAHESGIHIAAILREPETYEYVRPSLVGASRTFILGKHTGKHAIEHVAASLGYKLDDAGVSWVLAEVKRRSEAKCTVTPEVLQEILCAAQTGAV
- a CDS encoding isocitrate/isopropylmalate family dehydrogenase — translated: MKVAIVPGDGIGQEVVPVAEAVLRRLHPDWDYYHVEVGYGRWQKCGSAIGPAEMRALGDADVILFGAVTTPPDPDYRSVLVQMRKDLDLYANVRPVKGPGVDLTIVRENTEGLYSGIEWELPGSYCTLRVVTEKGSRRIARFAAGLAKGRRFTIGTKANVLKSDTLFRRCAVEEAEAAGVAWEEKFIDALCLDVLMHPARYGVIVTTNIFGDILSDAAGALVGGLGTLPSANIGDGHALFEPVHGSAPDIAGKGIANPVAAIRSAAMLLAHAGDPKGAAAVDATVNAVLAAGIRTHDLGGTASTGRFGAAVLARL